A window of Zingiber officinale cultivar Zhangliang chromosome 5A, Zo_v1.1, whole genome shotgun sequence contains these coding sequences:
- the LOC121979609 gene encoding uncharacterized protein LOC121979609, producing the protein MKKTMKQGALNGKGKGTELFRPWCKGIRRGRSVAGARRGPGRPRKQPIEAEEPEPVTQEADSSRDPTDVEKGIPSGIPSAFPTPATTDWMRDRARIPLLGKSVKDRVTLYQGGADPWDARSWLKNLESTFGYMSCSDEEKVELATYHLRDQAVTWWEMQKTIFGEQRITWVMFRDAFERQYFPATFCLARRQEFLNIKQGDRSVMEYNAEFCRLAEFCPHLVAQDYDRMQQFTQGLAAYIRLRMSRFPCSSYREVLDRALFIEMTQQQVNQEKGHDKQSSQKRGHHGQSSQATTGGSSRPQKSGRTSDGTSRPSQHGWKKDKTGSRCYQCGSKSHTKFHCPLDHPICYYFKQPGHESRDCTLKAQLEATKGTSQGGQPSQTRPQKGSQKSQGAPRQQQLPSSQGQIYHIQGQEPATTQYSAVTSSHQALPVQPDFHPPQLYPAYQPQSQYQQSVPTPKMPAQTTSGIPQPSLEVGRVYAITREEAQRAEGSVFRGTILVYTVTADLLIDTGSSHSFISRVFLGKIGRLPSRRTHRLTVSLPSGEVLSISLEVKGCPLDFKGQTIMVDLQVLEMVEFDIILGMDWLAMNHATVDCRARVVTFRPPSLPSWTFIGTRGDGISVISAMQARRLLSQGCQGYLLSMVKADTDALPRLSDVPIVREFSDVFPDELPGLPLKRQVEFMIELVPGTVPVSKTPYRMAPKELEELKVQLQELLDRGFIRPSVSLWGAPVLFVKKNDGSLRLCIDYRQLNAVTIKNKYSLPRIEDLFDQLKDTCVYSKIDLRSGYHQLRVGDADIPKIAFRTHYGHYEFLVMPFGLTNAPAVFMDLMNRVFLEYLDQFVIVFIDDILIYSQSEEEHMRHLRIVLETLRREHLYAKFSKCAFWLPSVGFLGHVVSSKGISVDPQKIEAITSWEKPKTVQEIRSFLGLAGYYQRFVEGFFQHSLAIDTIDPEGREV; encoded by the exons GTATAAGACGTGGTCGATCGGTAGCCGGTGCTCGTCGGGGTCCGGGACGACCACGGAAACAACCCATTGAGGCTGAGGAACCAGAACCAGTGACTCAGGAGGCGGATTCTTCTAGGGATCCAACTGATGTAGAGAAG GGGATTCCCTCCGGGATACCATCAGCATTTCCTACTCCTGCTACTACTGACTGGATGAGGGATAGAGCGCGTATACCACTGTTGGGAAAGTCCGTCAAGGACAGGGTTACTCTATACCAGGGTGGAGCAGACCCCTGGGATGCTCGTAGCTGGTTGAAGAATTTGGAAAGCACTTTCGGATACATGAGTTGTTCAGACGAAGAGAAAGTGGAATTAGCTACGTATCATCTCCGGGATCAGGCAGTTACATGGTGGGAGATGCAGAAGACAATCTTTGGGGAACAGCGCATCACATGGGTGATGTTCCGGGATGCTTTTGAGCGGCAGTATTTTCCAGCCACATTCTGTTTAGCTCGACGCCAGGAATTCCTGAATATCAAGCAGGGTGATCGATCGGTGATGGAGTACAACGCTGAATTCTGTAGATTGGCTGAGTTTTGCCCTCATTTGGTGGCACAGGATTATGACCGGATGCAGCAGTTCACCCAGGGTTTAGCAGCATATATTCGTCTTAGGATGTCAAGATTTCCATGTAGCTCCTACCGAGAAGTTTTGGATCGTGCACTGTTTATCGAGATGACTCAGCAGCAGGTAAATCAGGAGAAAGGCCATGATAAGCAGTCGTCACAAAAGAGAGGGCACCATGGTCAGAGTTCACAGGCTACCACGGGAGGATCTTCTCGGCCGCAGAAGTCAGGACGGACATCTGATGGAACATCTCGTCCTTCTCAGCATGGTTGGAAGAAAGATAAAACGGGATCCAGATGTTACCAGTGTGGCTCCAAGAGCCATACCAAATTTCATTGCCCCTTGGATCATCCCATTTGTTATTATTTCAAACAACCAGGGCATGAGAGTCGGGATTGTACGTTGAAGGCACAGTTGGAGGCTACTAAGGGTACATCACAGGGGGGACAGCCCTCACAGACACGACCACAGAAAGGATCACAGAAGAGTCAGGGTGCCCCACGTCAGCAGCAACTACCGTCTTCTCAGGGACAGATATATCATATTCAGGGTCAGGAACCAGCAACTACACAGTATTCTGCTGTGACGTCTTCTCATCAGGCCCTTCCAGTACAGCCAGATTTTCATCCACCTCAGCTTTATCCAGCATATCAGCCTCAGTCTCAGTATCAGCAGTCGGTTCCCACACCTAAGATGCCAGCGCAGACCACTTCAGGGATACCACAGCCGAGCTTAGAGGTGGGTCGTGTTTATGCTATTACACGGGAGGAGGCACAGCGAGCTGAGGGATCGGTTTTCCGAGGTACTATTTTAGTGTATACTGTTACTGCAGATTTATTGATAGACACTGGTAGTTCCCATTCATTCATATCTCGAGTATTTCTTGGTAAAATCGGGAGATTGCCTAGTCGTCGGACACACAGGCTGACAGTATCTCTACCATCTGGCGAGGTACTAAGTATTAGTCTGGAAGTCAAAGGATGTCCTTTAGACTTCAAGGGTCAGACTATTATGGTGGATCTGCAGGTATTAGAGATGGTGGAATTtgacattatattgggcatggattggcTGGCCATGAACCATGCCACAGTTGACTGCAGAGCGAGAGtagtcacattccgacctcccAGTCTACCATCGTGGACATTCATCGGAACCAGGGGTGATGGGATATCAGTTATATCAGCAATGCAAGCGAGGAGATTATTGTCGCAGGGTTGTCAGGGATATTTGTTGTCCATGGTTAAAGCTGATACGGATGCATTACCACGACTCTCGGACGTTCCTATTGTTCGAGAATTTTCAGATGTATTCCCTGACGAACTCCCCGGGTTGCCTCTAAAAAGGCAAGtcgagtttatgattgagttggttCCGGGAACCGTACCGGTATCCAAGACCCCCTATCGCATGGCACCAAAGGAGTTGGAGGAGCTGAAGGTTCAGTTGCAGGAGCTGTTGGACAGAGGATTTATCCGTCCTAGTGTTTCTCTGTGGGGAGCACCAGTACTCTTCGTTAAGAAGAATGATGGATCACTGAGATTATGTATTGATTACCGACAGTTAAATGCGGTCACTATCAAGAACAAATATTCACTGCCACGtatagaggatttatttgatcagctgaagGATACTTGTGTATATTCAAAGATTGATTTACGCTCAGGCTATCATCAGCTCAGGGTTGGAGATGCGGACATTCCGAAGATAGCATTTCGCACTCATTATGGTCATTAcgagttcttggtaatgccatttgggcttaccaatgccccAGCAgtgtttatggatctgatgaacagagtgttccttGAGTACTTAGATCAGTTCGTCATTgtgttcattgacgatattctgatATATTCTCAATCTGAGGAGGAACACATgcgacatcttcgcatagttttggAGACGCTTCGGCGAGAACACCTCTATGCGAAGTTTAGTAAATGCGCCTTTTGGCTACCTTCGGTGGGTTTTCTTGGACATGTTGTCTCCAGCAAAGGTATATCTGTAGATCCACAGAAGATTGAGGCCATCACTAGTTGGGAGAAGCCGAAGACAGTACAGGAGATTCGTAGCTTCTTGGGATTAGCTGGGTATTATCAGAGATTTGTTGAGGGCTTTTTCCAGCATAGCCTTGCCATTGACACGATTGACCCGGAAGGGAGAGAAGTTTAG